From Humisphaera borealis, the proteins below share one genomic window:
- a CDS encoding cbb3-type cytochrome c oxidase N-terminal domain-containing protein, which translates to MSDTQPPKPDSSAPPAGAPFVGPGPDLLTDHAYDGIQEYDNPMPGWWKWLFVATIAFSLVYVTVDVVSGGRHAPVVAYEQARELELRLQNAKPLRDDVNSLLGYIHDDKVRSAGAAIFAANCALCHKPNGSGQVGPNMTDDVYINIRTIDDIPRLIRSGAKNGAMPSFARMPPNDIIRVAAFVASLRGTNVPGGKPMEGVAIPPWGSTAPMTMPSTTRPATTRPATLAATLPTTVPAK; encoded by the coding sequence ATGAGTGACACGCAGCCCCCCAAGCCAGACTCGAGTGCGCCTCCAGCGGGTGCTCCGTTCGTCGGTCCGGGTCCCGACCTCCTGACCGATCATGCCTACGACGGCATTCAGGAGTACGACAACCCCATGCCGGGATGGTGGAAGTGGCTGTTCGTCGCCACCATCGCGTTCTCGCTGGTCTACGTCACGGTCGATGTTGTCAGCGGCGGTCGGCACGCGCCGGTTGTCGCTTACGAGCAGGCCCGCGAACTGGAACTTCGCCTGCAGAACGCCAAGCCGCTGCGGGACGACGTGAACTCCCTGCTGGGCTACATCCACGATGACAAGGTTCGATCGGCCGGGGCGGCGATCTTTGCGGCCAACTGTGCGCTGTGTCATAAGCCCAACGGCTCGGGCCAGGTCGGGCCGAACATGACCGACGATGTTTACATCAACATCCGGACAATTGACGACATTCCGCGTTTGATTCGCAGCGGAGCGAAGAACGGTGCGATGCCTTCCTTCGCCCGCATGCCGCCGAATGACATTATCCGGGTGGCGGCGTTTGTTGCGTCTCTGCGAGGCACCAACGTTCCGGGTGGCAAGCCGATGGAAGGCGTTGCAATCCCTCCTTGGGGATCGACCGCGCCCATGACGATGCCATCAACGACTCGTCCGGCCACGACCCGCCCGGCAACCCTTGCCGCGACACTCCCGACAACGGTTCCGGCAAAGTAG
- a CDS encoding 4Fe-4S dicluster domain-containing protein, with the protein MSAETPLIKANGRVLSTMEEDGSRRWLCPRLAPGRFWFGRRLVAYVLIAIYAFVPFVTINGKPAVLLDLTHRRFTFFGFTFLPTDTILLALSAVVAILLVFLTTALLGRIWCGWACPQTVYLEFVFRPIERLFMGRQGVGGKPRAGLARWRFVGMYATFFVLSLHLANTFLAYFVGASTLHSWILGSPLHHPAGFVIVAAVTGLMMFNFGFFREQTCLIACPYGRLQSVLLDRSSLIISYDVTRGEPRGKKKRGLVAGDEMGRLPAGKLSLPVVSTALQSRTPVSTPPHNGDCIDCGLCVAVCPTGIDIRDGLQFECVGCAQCIDVCDDVMTKIQRPKGLIRYGSQAGMAGERVRLIRPRVIIYPLIILAIGTLLGFLLLTRSPVDVVVLRGPGQPFLVLADDQIANVLRVKLTNRTDESQRLVMTVVGAEGIRGVASQAVVELPPQQTWTESVEVFAPQSIFTGKGSTDVTVRVTSVTGAAVQVDRAFKLLGPMSRPVPAATQQGVLP; encoded by the coding sequence ATGAGCGCGGAAACACCACTGATCAAGGCCAACGGTCGCGTCCTTTCCACGATGGAGGAGGACGGCTCACGGCGATGGCTCTGTCCACGGCTGGCACCGGGCCGCTTCTGGTTCGGACGCCGGTTGGTGGCCTACGTGCTGATCGCCATTTATGCATTCGTGCCGTTCGTGACGATCAACGGAAAGCCCGCCGTACTCCTTGACCTTACCCATCGTAGGTTCACGTTCTTCGGGTTCACCTTTCTCCCCACCGACACGATACTGCTCGCCCTTTCCGCAGTCGTCGCAATCCTGCTGGTGTTTCTGACGACCGCACTGCTCGGGCGCATCTGGTGCGGCTGGGCGTGTCCGCAAACGGTTTACCTCGAGTTCGTGTTTCGTCCGATCGAGCGACTGTTCATGGGCAGGCAGGGCGTCGGCGGAAAGCCGCGTGCCGGTCTTGCGCGATGGCGGTTCGTCGGTATGTACGCCACGTTTTTTGTCCTTAGCCTCCATCTGGCCAATACGTTTCTCGCATACTTTGTCGGTGCCAGCACGCTCCACTCCTGGATTCTGGGATCGCCACTACATCACCCGGCCGGCTTCGTCATCGTCGCGGCAGTCACCGGATTGATGATGTTCAATTTCGGCTTCTTCCGGGAGCAGACCTGTCTGATTGCCTGCCCCTACGGCCGATTGCAATCCGTCCTGCTGGACCGGTCGTCGCTGATCATCAGTTATGACGTAACGCGCGGCGAACCACGGGGGAAGAAGAAACGTGGGCTGGTAGCGGGTGACGAGATGGGGCGGTTGCCAGCGGGGAAGCTTTCACTTCCGGTGGTATCCACGGCTTTGCAGTCTCGAACGCCAGTCTCTACCCCTCCCCACAATGGCGACTGCATTGACTGCGGGCTTTGTGTCGCCGTCTGCCCGACGGGAATCGATATTCGCGACGGGCTGCAGTTTGAATGTGTCGGTTGCGCACAATGCATTGACGTCTGCGACGACGTCATGACGAAGATTCAGCGTCCCAAAGGCCTGATCCGATACGGCTCCCAGGCCGGGATGGCCGGCGAACGCGTACGCCTGATCCGGCCGAGGGTCATCATCTATCCGCTGATCATTCTCGCGATCGGGACGCTTCTCGGATTCCTGCTGCTAACGCGGTCTCCCGTCGACGTCGTGGTCCTGCGAGGACCGGGTCAGCCCTTCCTGGTGCTCGCCGACGATCAGATTGCCAACGTGCTTCGCGTCAAGCTGACGAACCGCACCGACGAATCGCAGAGGCTCGTCATGACTGTCGTCGGCGCGGAGGGCATCCGGGGTGTTGCTTCTCAGGCGGTGGTCGAACTGCCACCGCAGCAGACCTGGACCGAATCGGTCGAAGTCTTCGCCCCGCAGAGCATCTTCACCGGGAAAGGCTCCACCGACGTGACGGTTCGCGTTACATCGGTGACTGGTGCGGCTGTACAGGTCGATCGCGCTTTCAAACTGCTCGGTCCGATGTCCAGACCAGTTCCTGCCGCTACTCAACAGGGAGTCTTGCCATGA
- a CDS encoding FixH family protein, with translation MISGSVGPSSAQSPRPFPRRWLKIVVGLLIGHTALMISFVFIATRDASFSVDPDYYGKAVRWDADQARRRTSDLLGWNAALEVVGPAGTDGSRVVSLELTDASGRAIPNAVVAVGYFHHAHGREKRTAILTVSGDPRRHQAGLLMPQAGEWEFELTARAGADEFLKTVTIKVP, from the coding sequence ATGATCTCGGGCAGTGTCGGACCCTCATCGGCCCAAAGCCCCCGTCCGTTCCCAAGGCGGTGGCTGAAGATCGTCGTCGGTCTGCTCATTGGGCATACGGCGTTGATGATTTCCTTCGTCTTCATCGCCACCCGCGACGCCAGCTTCTCGGTCGATCCGGACTACTACGGCAAGGCCGTTCGATGGGATGCCGATCAGGCCCGGCGACGGACGAGCGACCTGCTCGGCTGGAACGCCGCGCTGGAGGTTGTCGGCCCGGCCGGAACTGATGGAAGCAGGGTCGTGTCGCTGGAGTTGACCGATGCCTCCGGTCGTGCGATTCCCAATGCCGTCGTCGCGGTCGGCTACTTTCATCACGCCCATGGTCGGGAGAAGCGAACTGCAATACTGACGGTTTCCGGCGATCCACGGCGACACCAGGCGGGACTTCTCATGCCTCAGGCCGGGGAATGGGAGTTCGAATTGACCGCCCGAGCAGGTGCCGACGAGTTCCTAAAGACTGTGACGATCAAAGTGCCCTGA
- a CDS encoding sulfite exporter TauE/SafE family protein yields MIALAAAVFAASLLGSFHCAGMCGAFVALACGAAETNAAKQRSLQAAYHLGRLATYVTLGAAAGLAGRLVDLTGALSGVQSAAAVLAAFAMLAFAVVALVRSRGASLPKFRLPLGWQSLISKAHRAAMDRPPVARAVAIGLLTTLLPCGWLYAFLVTAAGTGHPLSAALVMAVFWVGTLPVMVVVGAGARLMLGTAGKYLPLVSASAVIVVAALTLIGRIRLDAAALASAVDAAAGARNVQVADPAATPACCQVAAPDAAERQGERAHADSGAARIDTEVRP; encoded by the coding sequence ATGATCGCTCTAGCCGCCGCCGTATTCGCCGCCAGTCTTCTCGGCAGTTTCCACTGCGCCGGGATGTGCGGTGCGTTCGTCGCACTCGCGTGCGGAGCCGCCGAGACCAACGCAGCAAAACAGCGCTCGCTCCAGGCGGCGTATCACCTCGGACGCCTTGCCACCTATGTCACTTTGGGTGCGGCGGCGGGACTGGCAGGACGACTGGTCGATCTCACCGGGGCGCTCAGTGGTGTCCAATCGGCCGCGGCGGTGCTGGCCGCTTTTGCGATGCTCGCTTTCGCCGTTGTTGCCCTCGTTCGTTCGAGGGGGGCATCACTCCCTAAGTTTCGGCTTCCCCTGGGATGGCAGTCGCTGATCTCGAAGGCACACCGCGCCGCGATGGACCGGCCACCAGTCGCCCGGGCCGTCGCCATCGGACTACTGACGACGCTTCTGCCATGCGGATGGCTCTACGCGTTTCTGGTCACGGCGGCGGGAACAGGTCACCCCCTGAGTGCGGCACTAGTGATGGCCGTCTTCTGGGTCGGCACGCTGCCCGTCATGGTCGTGGTCGGTGCCGGTGCCCGGCTCATGCTCGGCACAGCGGGAAAGTACCTGCCGCTTGTCAGCGCCTCGGCAGTGATCGTGGTGGCCGCGCTTACGCTGATCGGCCGGATTCGGCTGGATGCTGCAGCCCTGGCGTCAGCGGTCGATGCTGCTGCCGGTGCTCGGAATGTGCAGGTTGCCGATCCCGCTGCAACGCCGGCTTGCTGTCAGGTTGCTGCACCCGACGCAGCGGAGCGCCAAGGCGAGCGCGCTCATGCCGATTCGGGCGCCGCCAGGATCGATACGGAAGTCAGGCCATGA
- a CDS encoding heavy metal translocating P-type ATPase — MTLVIDSISPVEPVRRSSATASVACAHCGLPVPPGLILADAEAQFCCAGCQAVYQTLRACGLEAYYRLRDNADVVATPVQLAGQSFEAFDSPTYAESFVLRHPDGSCSTDLTLEGLTCAACVWLVEKLPQIAPGVVEARLSFSEATVRVTWDPSRLSLSQVAAALARIGYRPHPVRGGASAEMHRRETRRRLVLLAVSGAIMANTMMLGLALYAGDAGHMEGPFRTFFRVLSAGLGLVSLAWPGATFFRSAWMAIRLRVVNLDVPIAAALLVGGLAGLVNVILDRGEIYFDSLTVLLFLLLVGRFVQYRQQRRADDAVGLLFNLTPSTCHLLKDGRTTDVPVDAIQSGDSVEVRPGETFPADGVILAGRSMVNQALLTGESTPTAVNPGAQVYAGSQNVSSPLVVQTMRTGRDTRIGKLMRLIEDGVRDKPPIVQFADRVGAWFVVVVSVIAVIVFAVWGMKAGLEPAIDHTVALLIVTCPCVLGLATPLTIAIAIGRLSRRDILVKSGAALERLARGGRLLLDKTGTLTEGQLQLVRWTGVSGIDHADLRRKTAELERRSNHPIGRALATALLTADGDSTNPFGHGFEITDIVERNDGGISGWLSGQELRVGSPRYTAAAGIVIPPMLESAARELEQSGATAVYVSVAGQALAVAGMGDRVRVDAAKAIADLSRLGWTPQILSGDAQDVVAATAREVGIHTKVAFGQMSPEEKLARVHRRPGETGAVVMVGDGVNDAAALAAAEVGIAVQGGAEASLSAADVYIARRGLLPLVELVQTSRRTMRLIRRNLLVSLGYNLLAGSLAAAGLMSPLVAAIIMPVSSATVLTLVVLSINRAMPAPSSKEPKPWK, encoded by the coding sequence ATGACACTCGTGATTGATTCAATCTCCCCGGTTGAACCGGTTCGCAGGTCGTCTGCGACGGCGTCCGTCGCGTGTGCGCATTGTGGATTGCCGGTCCCTCCCGGACTGATTCTGGCGGATGCTGAAGCGCAGTTCTGCTGTGCCGGGTGCCAAGCCGTTTACCAGACGCTGCGTGCGTGCGGCCTGGAAGCATACTACCGCCTGCGAGACAACGCCGATGTTGTGGCGACGCCCGTACAACTTGCCGGGCAGAGCTTCGAGGCGTTCGATTCGCCGACGTACGCTGAGTCATTCGTCTTACGGCATCCCGACGGATCATGCAGCACCGATCTGACGCTGGAGGGCCTGACGTGCGCAGCCTGCGTCTGGCTGGTGGAGAAGCTGCCGCAGATCGCGCCCGGCGTTGTAGAGGCACGGCTGTCGTTCAGCGAGGCCACGGTTCGGGTGACCTGGGATCCTTCGCGGCTCTCCCTGTCTCAGGTTGCCGCCGCGCTCGCGCGTATTGGCTATCGGCCGCACCCTGTTCGCGGTGGCGCATCCGCGGAGATGCACCGCCGAGAAACCCGTCGCCGGCTCGTCCTCCTCGCGGTTTCCGGGGCGATCATGGCCAACACCATGATGCTTGGCCTGGCGCTCTACGCCGGTGATGCCGGGCACATGGAAGGCCCATTCCGTACATTCTTTCGCGTCCTTAGTGCCGGCTTGGGCCTGGTTTCGCTCGCCTGGCCGGGGGCGACATTCTTTCGCAGCGCCTGGATGGCGATCCGACTGCGCGTGGTGAACCTGGACGTGCCGATTGCCGCGGCCCTGCTCGTTGGCGGGTTGGCGGGGTTGGTCAATGTGATCCTGGATCGCGGGGAAATCTACTTCGACTCGCTAACCGTCCTGTTGTTTCTGCTCCTGGTCGGCCGATTCGTGCAGTACCGGCAGCAGCGACGCGCGGATGACGCGGTCGGACTGCTGTTCAATCTCACCCCTTCGACCTGCCACCTGCTTAAGGACGGTCGCACGACCGATGTGCCCGTTGACGCGATCCAATCCGGGGACAGCGTCGAGGTTCGCCCCGGCGAGACGTTCCCTGCCGACGGAGTCATCCTTGCCGGGCGTTCCATGGTGAATCAGGCGCTGCTGACCGGCGAATCGACGCCGACGGCAGTGAACCCGGGCGCGCAAGTCTATGCAGGTTCGCAGAATGTCTCTTCTCCACTGGTCGTGCAGACCATGCGGACAGGTCGCGATACGCGCATCGGCAAGCTGATGCGCTTGATCGAGGACGGCGTCCGGGACAAGCCGCCAATCGTTCAGTTTGCCGACCGTGTGGGTGCGTGGTTTGTCGTTGTCGTGTCGGTGATCGCTGTGATCGTTTTTGCGGTGTGGGGCATGAAAGCGGGGCTCGAGCCGGCGATCGACCACACCGTCGCGCTGCTGATCGTCACCTGTCCGTGCGTGCTGGGACTCGCCACGCCGCTGACAATTGCCATCGCGATCGGACGCCTGAGCCGCCGCGACATCCTCGTCAAAAGCGGGGCGGCACTGGAGCGGCTTGCCCGTGGCGGCAGGTTGTTGCTCGACAAAACCGGCACGCTGACCGAGGGCCAACTGCAACTGGTTCGCTGGACCGGCGTCAGCGGGATCGATCACGCCGACCTCCGCCGGAAGACGGCGGAACTCGAACGCAGGAGCAACCACCCGATCGGACGGGCCCTTGCCACGGCGTTGCTTACCGCCGACGGCGATTCCACGAACCCGTTCGGCCATGGCTTTGAAATCACCGACATCGTGGAACGCAATGACGGCGGTATTTCCGGCTGGTTAAGCGGTCAGGAACTCCGCGTCGGCTCTCCCCGCTATACGGCCGCGGCGGGCATCGTGATTCCGCCAATGCTGGAATCCGCGGCGCGGGAACTGGAGCAATCCGGCGCGACGGCTGTCTACGTTTCAGTGGCGGGACAGGCCCTGGCGGTTGCCGGCATGGGCGACCGAGTTCGCGTGGATGCGGCCAAAGCGATCGCCGACCTCTCGCGTCTGGGTTGGACGCCGCAGATCCTATCCGGCGACGCCCAGGATGTGGTCGCGGCAACTGCCCGCGAAGTAGGAATCCATACCAAGGTTGCGTTCGGGCAGATGTCGCCGGAGGAGAAACTGGCGCGAGTGCATCGCCGGCCGGGCGAAACCGGCGCAGTGGTGATGGTGGGCGACGGCGTCAACGACGCGGCCGCGCTGGCCGCAGCAGAAGTGGGCATTGCTGTTCAAGGCGGTGCCGAGGCGTCACTTTCAGCCGCCGACGTCTACATCGCCCGACGAGGCCTTTTGCCGCTGGTGGAACTGGTTCAGACCAGCCGACGAACGATGCGCCTGATACGCCGGAACCTGCTCGTGTCCCTTGGTTACAACCTGCTCGCCGGAAGTCTGGCGGCGGCTGGGCTGATGTCGCCGCTGGTCGCCGCAATCATCATGCCCGTGAGTTCGGCCACGGTGCTTACATTGGTCGTGTTATCCATCAACCGCGCCATGCCTGCTCCAAGCTCGAAGGAACCCAAGCCATGGAAGTGA
- the ccoS gene encoding cbb3-type cytochrome oxidase assembly protein CcoS: MEVIYIVLPIAILMAGGFLAAFLWSAHRGQFDDLDTPRHRAMFDDDSK; the protein is encoded by the coding sequence ATGGAAGTGATCTACATCGTCCTGCCGATCGCGATCCTGATGGCCGGCGGGTTTCTCGCGGCCTTCCTCTGGTCTGCGCATCGTGGCCAGTTCGACGACCTCGATACGCCACGACACCGAGCGATGTTTGATGACGACTCGAAGTAG
- a CDS encoding cytochrome c3 family protein: MVVGVIAGTIFICVLAGAGLSPKATAVGYQPTQPVPFSHAVHAGKLGLDCRYCHTTVESAAFAALPATQTCMNCHTSILPGSEPLAPVRDSWQSGNPIEWVKVHNLPGYAYFNHAAHVTHGVSCVSCHGRIDRMDVVRQEQPLSMSWCLDCHREPEKHLRPKDQVTNLAWSPLDHPLARERGTTGLAEAQLLVGRAMKEQYQIRSVGYLTACSTCHR, translated from the coding sequence GTGGTCGTAGGGGTCATTGCCGGGACGATCTTCATTTGTGTGCTGGCAGGCGCCGGGCTGAGTCCCAAGGCGACGGCCGTCGGATATCAGCCGACCCAGCCTGTGCCATTCAGCCATGCAGTCCACGCCGGCAAATTGGGCCTTGATTGCCGGTACTGTCACACAACGGTGGAGTCGGCAGCGTTTGCCGCGCTGCCCGCGACGCAGACCTGCATGAACTGCCACACGTCGATTCTTCCGGGCAGCGAGCCGCTCGCCCCGGTTCGCGACAGCTGGCAGAGTGGCAACCCGATCGAATGGGTCAAGGTCCATAACCTTCCGGGGTATGCCTACTTTAATCACGCCGCCCACGTTACCCATGGCGTATCGTGCGTTTCCTGTCACGGGCGGATCGATCGGATGGATGTGGTTCGGCAGGAGCAGCCACTGAGCATGTCCTGGTGTCTCGACTGCCATCGTGAGCCTGAGAAGCACCTGCGCCCCAAAGACCAGGTGACGAACCTGGCCTGGTCGCCGCTGGATCATCCGCTCGCCCGCGAGCGAGGCACGACCGGATTGGCCGAGGCGCAGTTGCTCGTCGGCAGAGCGATGAAGGAACAGTACCAGATCCGATCGGTCGGCTACCTGACGGCGTGTTCCACGTGCCATCGCTGA
- a CDS encoding TAT-variant-translocated molybdopterin oxidoreductase produces the protein MKPDGNGIQYWRSLEQLAQAPDILAAIDQEFPGYDANDLQTTSRRSFLKLMAASLAFAGIGLAGCRRVPVQKLAPYAANPRDRMPGVPERFATQFELGGVATGLLVTCYDGRPIKVEGNPSHPFSWTIKDKLGAADTLAQASVLDLYDPARARTVVERRDQLRLISTWEAFTAFADPHFAMLRADSSSLAVLAEPASGPTALDMKRRFFETFPKASWYEYEPLSRDAELEASRLIFGRPLRPVLHLDRAQAIVLLDADVLGNDPSRVRNAADWAATRRSADVDGTMSRVYLADCGFSLTGSVADERLPLSPDRLEPIARAIARALEMSTGDDAPTQLSVAETRFVERAVADLKNAGNAAVIAAGPTASVEVHAITLLINRRLGGLGTTVTLHADAAGDRPTHLQSIRELAEGMKAGKVGTLVVIGGNPAYDAPADLDFAQLLSGVGTTIRLGTYDDETSLLCGWQLPRAHFMETWNDARAIDGTPGVCQPLIEPLFGGRSNLELLAMLTGDELLTGEELIKRAWQQLLGEQEFDKRFRVVVEQGIWPEGSEPPASPRPRRMTVPATTPASPRSTTPYLRFDTDSRVYDGRFANNAWLQETADPMSKLVWENALVMSHQDASAAGLAMGDWAVLRSGERVLSVPVFVLPGQPVGVMSLSVGYGRSSAGPVGTGLGANAFTLRTTAEPHFASSVSIGKGYGRRELATTQNHHIMDAVGKHGYDEKVGERGKCGEVVREGSLAEYKAAPRFASKPDGHNVRLQLFESPDKFNSPHAWGMSVDMNACIGCNACTVACQSENNIPVVGREQVLMHRQMNWIRVDRYFKGDATGDPADVDVVFQPVMCQHCENAPCEQVCPATATVHDTEGLNTMVYNRCIGTRYCSNNCAYKVRRFNYFDFHSKDPRAATASPYVGMPDRQQVEQVVPVRQMAFNPEVTVRMRGVMEKCTYCVQRIHAATTAAKVGGQSTVADGDVMTACQQTCPTRAITFGNLNDAHAEVTQQHHSNRSYELLGELNNRPRTKYLAKLRNPATQA, from the coding sequence ATGAAACCCGACGGCAATGGCATTCAGTACTGGCGGAGCCTCGAGCAGCTCGCTCAAGCGCCGGACATTCTTGCCGCGATCGACCAGGAGTTCCCCGGCTACGACGCCAACGACCTCCAAACCACTTCCCGCCGCTCATTTCTAAAGCTGATGGCCGCATCGCTGGCGTTCGCCGGCATCGGACTGGCGGGGTGCCGCAGAGTGCCCGTCCAGAAGCTCGCCCCCTATGCCGCCAACCCACGCGACCGGATGCCGGGTGTGCCCGAGCGATTCGCCACGCAGTTTGAACTTGGTGGTGTCGCCACGGGGCTGCTGGTGACCTGCTATGACGGCAGACCGATCAAGGTCGAAGGCAATCCGTCGCATCCGTTCAGCTGGACGATCAAAGACAAGCTGGGGGCCGCCGACACACTCGCCCAGGCCAGTGTGCTCGACCTATACGATCCCGCGCGCGCCCGGACGGTCGTCGAACGGCGGGATCAGCTGCGATTGATTTCGACTTGGGAAGCGTTCACCGCGTTCGCCGATCCTCACTTTGCAATGCTTCGCGCGGACTCGTCATCCCTGGCGGTATTGGCCGAGCCTGCGTCCGGTCCAACCGCGCTGGACATGAAGCGGCGGTTCTTCGAGACCTTTCCCAAAGCAAGCTGGTACGAATACGAGCCTCTGTCCCGCGACGCAGAGTTGGAAGCCTCACGGCTCATTTTCGGCCGGCCCCTGCGTCCGGTGCTGCACCTGGATCGAGCGCAGGCTATCGTGCTGTTGGATGCTGACGTGCTCGGGAATGATCCCAGCCGCGTGAGAAATGCCGCCGACTGGGCAGCGACGCGACGATCGGCCGACGTCGATGGCACCATGAGCCGGGTGTATCTCGCCGACTGCGGATTCAGTCTGACCGGCTCGGTCGCCGACGAACGGCTTCCCTTGTCACCGGACCGACTGGAGCCGATCGCCCGCGCGATTGCCCGCGCACTGGAGATGTCCACCGGTGACGACGCTCCGACGCAGCTCTCGGTCGCCGAAACAAGATTCGTCGAGCGGGCCGTGGCCGATCTCAAGAACGCAGGTAATGCCGCCGTCATCGCAGCAGGGCCGACGGCATCGGTGGAAGTTCACGCCATCACGCTGCTGATCAACCGGCGTCTGGGCGGTCTCGGGACGACCGTTACACTCCACGCCGACGCGGCCGGTGATCGGCCGACCCACTTACAGTCGATTCGCGAGCTGGCCGAGGGCATGAAGGCCGGCAAGGTTGGCACACTGGTGGTGATCGGCGGAAACCCCGCTTACGACGCGCCCGCGGATCTCGACTTTGCCCAGCTCCTTTCCGGAGTTGGAACCACGATCCGACTCGGAACCTACGATGACGAGACTTCGCTGCTTTGCGGATGGCAGCTGCCCCGTGCGCATTTCATGGAGACCTGGAACGATGCCAGGGCGATTGACGGCACACCGGGCGTTTGCCAGCCACTGATCGAGCCGCTGTTCGGCGGAAGATCAAACCTGGAACTGCTGGCCATGCTGACCGGTGACGAACTGCTTACCGGCGAAGAGCTGATCAAACGAGCCTGGCAGCAATTGCTCGGGGAACAGGAGTTCGACAAGCGGTTTCGAGTGGTTGTCGAGCAAGGTATCTGGCCCGAAGGCAGTGAACCGCCCGCCAGTCCGCGACCCCGTCGGATGACCGTTCCGGCGACCACACCCGCTTCACCCAGGTCCACGACGCCGTACCTCCGATTCGATACCGACAGCCGCGTCTATGACGGACGATTTGCTAACAACGCCTGGCTGCAGGAAACGGCCGATCCGATGTCGAAGCTGGTCTGGGAGAACGCGCTGGTCATGAGCCACCAGGACGCCTCGGCGGCCGGCCTGGCAATGGGCGACTGGGCGGTGTTGCGTTCCGGCGAACGGGTTCTCTCGGTGCCCGTGTTCGTACTTCCCGGCCAGCCGGTGGGCGTGATGAGCCTGTCAGTGGGATACGGAAGATCATCAGCAGGACCGGTCGGCACAGGCCTGGGTGCCAACGCCTTCACACTGCGCACCACTGCCGAGCCGCACTTCGCGTCAAGCGTTTCAATCGGCAAAGGGTACGGGCGGCGCGAGCTGGCGACGACCCAGAACCACCACATCATGGATGCCGTCGGGAAGCATGGTTACGACGAGAAGGTTGGAGAGCGCGGCAAATGCGGTGAGGTCGTTCGCGAAGGCTCGCTGGCTGAATACAAAGCCGCTCCCCGGTTTGCCAGCAAGCCGGACGGACACAACGTACGGCTCCAGCTTTTCGAATCACCCGATAAGTTCAATTCGCCGCACGCATGGGGAATGTCGGTCGATATGAATGCGTGCATCGGATGCAATGCCTGCACGGTCGCGTGCCAGTCTGAGAACAACATACCGGTGGTGGGGCGCGAGCAGGTTCTGATGCACCGGCAGATGAACTGGATTCGGGTTGACCGCTACTTCAAGGGCGACGCCACCGGCGACCCCGCCGACGTTGATGTGGTGTTTCAGCCGGTGATGTGCCAGCACTGCGAGAACGCGCCGTGCGAACAGGTGTGCCCGGCAACGGCGACCGTTCACGACACCGAGGGCCTGAACACGATGGTCTACAACCGGTGCATCGGGACGCGTTACTGCTCCAACAACTGTGCGTACAAGGTCCGGCGGTTCAACTACTTCGATTTTCACAGCAAAGACCCGCGTGCCGCGACGGCATCGCCATACGTGGGGATGCCCGACCGTCAGCAGGTGGAGCAGGTGGTTCCTGTCCGGCAGATGGCGTTCAACCCGGAAGTTACGGTGCGGATGCGCGGTGTCATGGAGAAGTGCACCTACTGCGTGCAGCGAATCCACGCCGCCACCACCGCCGCCAAAGTTGGAGGCCAGAGCACCGTCGCCGATGGCGACGTGATGACCGCCTGCCAGCAAACCTGCCCGACCCGTGCCATCACGTTTGGCAACCTGAACGATGCCCACGCCGAAGTGACACAGCAGCACCACAGCAACCGCAGTTACGAGCTGCTGGGCGAACTGAACAACCGACCACGAACCAAATACCTCGCCAAGCTGCGGAACCCCGCGACGCAGGCGTAA